Proteins from a genomic interval of Paenibacillus sp. RC334:
- a CDS encoding carbon-nitrogen hydrolase family protein: MSKIRVSAVQYHLHTIDSFEEFALQSEHYIKTAEEFGAEFVLFPEFFTTQLMSIGDSQGKALTINDLPDFTDRYLELFTSFARRTGMHIIGGTHVVQRNERLYNTAHLFYPDGRVVTQDKIHITPTEVHEWNMAPGEGLNVFETSKGKIAMLTCYDIEFPEIVRMAKAKGADIIFCPSCTDDRHGFYRVRYTSHARAVENQVYVVLTGTVGALPTVDFMRANYGQAAVITPNDIPFPPRGIMVEGELNNDMIVTADLDLQLLYDVRERGSVTTWRDRRTDLYTDWS; this comes from the coding sequence ATGAGCAAAATCAGAGTATCGGCGGTTCAATACCATCTGCATACGATTGATTCGTTTGAGGAATTTGCCCTTCAATCGGAGCATTATATCAAAACAGCCGAGGAATTTGGTGCGGAATTTGTTCTGTTTCCCGAGTTTTTTACGACCCAGCTCATGTCGATTGGTGACAGTCAAGGCAAGGCCCTGACCATTAACGACCTGCCGGATTTTACAGATCGCTATCTTGAATTATTCACTTCATTCGCCCGCCGGACCGGGATGCATATCATCGGCGGTACCCATGTGGTGCAACGAAACGAACGTTTATATAATACGGCGCACTTGTTTTACCCGGACGGACGCGTAGTCACACAGGACAAAATTCACATCACACCGACTGAGGTGCATGAATGGAATATGGCTCCCGGTGAGGGACTCAATGTGTTTGAGACGTCCAAGGGGAAAATAGCGATGCTGACCTGCTATGATATTGAATTTCCCGAAATCGTACGCATGGCGAAGGCGAAGGGAGCAGATATCATTTTCTGTCCATCCTGTACGGATGATCGCCACGGCTTTTACCGGGTACGGTATACAAGCCACGCCCGAGCGGTTGAAAATCAGGTGTATGTGGTTTTGACAGGCACGGTAGGCGCTTTGCCTACGGTTGATTTTATGCGGGCCAACTATGGACAGGCGGCAGTCATTACACCGAATGATATTCCATTTCCGCCACGCGGCATTATGGTGGAAGGTGAACTAAACAACGATATGATCGTCACCGCCGATCTGGATTTGCAGCTATTGTATGATGTACGCGAGCGCGGCTCAGTGACCACATGGCGTGACCGCCGTACGGATTTGTACACAGACTGGAGCTAA
- a CDS encoding GNAT family N-acetyltransferase has translation MYRKEWFVFDGDRPLRAVIRNYSIADYEGLLRIQQESFPPPYPQELLWSREQIASQVEHFADGALCVEIEGELAGSVTSLLMHYDPEHPQHTWEEVADDGYIRTHREDGNALYVIDLAVRPAYRRLGLGKWLIFSLYHLVIERGVDRLLGAGRMPGYQHHADQLSAEAYVDAVVSGELKDPVLTFLLRCGRVPVGIMPDYLDDEQSRNYAALMEWRNPFHTDY, from the coding sequence ATGTATCGCAAAGAATGGTTTGTCTTTGACGGAGATCGCCCGCTGCGGGCGGTCATCCGTAATTATTCCATAGCCGATTATGAGGGGCTGCTGCGTATTCAGCAGGAGAGCTTTCCGCCGCCCTATCCGCAGGAGCTATTGTGGAGCCGGGAGCAGATTGCCAGTCAGGTTGAGCATTTTGCAGACGGAGCGCTGTGCGTGGAAATTGAGGGGGAACTGGCGGGTTCGGTGACCAGCCTGCTGATGCATTATGATCCCGAGCATCCCCAGCATACATGGGAGGAAGTCGCGGACGACGGTTATATTCGTACCCATCGTGAGGACGGTAACGCGCTGTATGTGATCGACTTGGCCGTTCGTCCCGCTTATCGTAGACTGGGGCTGGGCAAGTGGTTGATTTTCTCCTTATATCATCTTGTCATTGAACGTGGAGTGGATCGTTTGCTGGGTGCGGGACGTATGCCCGGTTATCAGCATCATGCCGACCAGTTAAGCGCAGAAGCGTATGTAGATGCAGTAGTATCCGGCGAGCTCAAGGACCCGGTGTTAACGTTCCTGCTTCGTTGCGGGCGGGTGCCTGTTGGTATCATGCCTGATTATCTGGATGATGAACAATCGCGTAATTATGCGGCCTTGATGGAATGGCGAAATCCGTTTCATACCGATTACTGA
- a CDS encoding GNAT family N-acetyltransferase, whose protein sequence is MEYHRITHIEDPLFSSMHQLMQEVFPPEEVLEYSLWKEPLEDPGIRVFVAVQDQKVVGATEYRYYEDFNVAMTDFTIIGQPGLGIGRFLWKRRQADLHSLAQASGQRLQGMFAEIYDPYRGNDHTFGGVKPMDPYVRREVLSHLGYKRLDLDYVHPSWNNDGVAVEGLNLGFMPEDDSANEVSAALVAAFLRRYYTVLPNKPAAWNEMVEGLEAQSTIALLPL, encoded by the coding sequence ATTGAATATCATCGCATTACCCATATAGAAGATCCGCTATTTTCGAGCATGCATCAGTTAATGCAGGAGGTATTCCCACCGGAGGAAGTGCTGGAGTATAGTCTGTGGAAAGAACCGTTGGAAGACCCGGGCATCCGTGTCTTTGTCGCCGTACAGGACCAAAAGGTGGTCGGTGCAACCGAATATCGCTACTACGAGGATTTTAATGTAGCCATGACGGACTTTACGATCATTGGACAGCCGGGACTCGGTATTGGTCGTTTCCTTTGGAAGCGTCGTCAGGCTGATTTGCATTCGCTTGCTCAGGCCAGCGGACAGCGGTTGCAGGGGATGTTTGCGGAAATTTATGATCCTTATCGTGGCAATGATCATACCTTTGGCGGCGTCAAGCCGATGGACCCGTATGTACGGCGTGAGGTACTGTCTCATCTGGGCTACAAACGACTGGATCTGGACTATGTACATCCATCCTGGAATAACGATGGTGTCGCTGTAGAAGGGCTGAATTTGGGTTTTATGCCCGAGGATGACAGCGCAAACGAGGTGAGCGCAGCGTTAGTGGCCGCCTTTCTGCGCCGCTACTACACGGTGTTGCCGAACAAGCCTGCGGCATGGAATGAAATGGTCGAGGGATTGGAAGCCCAATCAACGATCGCGCTGCTGCCTTTGTAA
- a CDS encoding HAMP domain-containing sensor histidine kinase, translated as MRLVPKAVAALLAVIVILLSIGLPAYAAKTTPEMEYRISSWDMRWGVEGEDGSLDEVRDPSKVWMHINDDSELFKQPANTGSAWIRLQLPTLNDETPAVLFENIYGRHITLYKDGINFYESYRGYNYENNRILIPLKPEDSGKTLYIWTESSKNRLGIIGNVMTGDYRDLLGTLVRMDVLDIVLGSTFIFIALVLLICSFFLFRPSIAMWLSLSAIVLSIGLMIVTYSPFLYTFYRSYGKLYLQLFDVGLFILLPSLAYFFEQNINSIILIRKFRKLLTAYSLFCFTMMIVNLGVQERLNDIYYFFSVIILCVLLVALLVLLVFASVRMALKGDHEAIILSIGFAFFAVISIGELTWFFIRDGHYNMFLWKWGVFGFVLALIAILGRRLAEKHKQVVRYSRELEMFNNELQRSEKMEIISDLAASVAHEVRNPLQVTRGFLQLMSKQEDGKNKDYLHIALEELDRASGIITDFLTFAKPEFEQTKTLSILDEFKHIEGIISPMANLQGGKISLDIPQEIKVRGNSSKFKQAFINIIKNSIEALRDQGHIHIWAYVENGEAVIHIRDNGEGMDAQTLSRLGEPYFSNKTKGTGLGMMVTFRIIETMNGKISFTSAKGVGTEATIRFPVAG; from the coding sequence ATGAGGCTTGTGCCCAAAGCTGTCGCCGCCCTGCTGGCGGTCATTGTAATACTGTTGTCGATAGGCCTACCCGCCTATGCGGCCAAAACGACCCCTGAAATGGAATACCGGATATCCTCCTGGGATATGAGATGGGGAGTGGAAGGGGAGGATGGATCACTTGATGAGGTGCGGGACCCAAGCAAAGTTTGGATGCATATTAATGATGATTCAGAGTTGTTCAAGCAGCCCGCGAATACCGGCTCTGCCTGGATTCGTCTTCAGCTTCCAACGCTGAATGATGAAACGCCAGCGGTGCTTTTTGAAAATATTTATGGCAGACATATTACGCTGTATAAGGACGGCATCAATTTTTATGAGTCCTATCGCGGATACAACTATGAAAATAATCGTATTCTGATCCCGCTTAAACCGGAAGACAGCGGTAAAACATTATACATATGGACGGAAAGCAGCAAGAACAGACTGGGCATTATCGGAAATGTGATGACTGGTGATTATCGTGATTTGCTGGGAACCTTGGTCAGAATGGATGTTCTGGATATCGTACTGGGCAGTACCTTTATATTTATAGCTCTGGTGTTGCTGATCTGCTCATTTTTTCTGTTCCGTCCAAGCATAGCAATGTGGCTGTCCTTAAGCGCAATCGTGCTGTCTATTGGTCTGATGATCGTGACGTATTCACCCTTCCTGTATACGTTCTATCGTAGCTACGGCAAGCTCTATTTACAGCTTTTTGATGTAGGGTTGTTTATTCTGCTCCCCTCATTAGCTTACTTTTTTGAACAAAATATCAACTCGATCATACTAATCCGCAAGTTTCGAAAATTACTAACCGCCTACTCCTTGTTCTGCTTTACAATGATGATTGTGAATTTAGGGGTACAGGAGCGGTTAAACGATATATATTATTTTTTCAGTGTAATCATCCTGTGTGTTTTACTCGTGGCATTACTTGTGTTGCTGGTATTTGCTTCGGTTCGCATGGCGCTTAAGGGAGACCACGAAGCGATCATTTTATCGATAGGATTTGCTTTTTTCGCAGTCATTTCCATCGGTGAGCTGACCTGGTTCTTTATTAGGGACGGACACTACAATATGTTTCTGTGGAAATGGGGCGTGTTCGGTTTTGTGCTGGCGCTGATTGCGATTTTGGGCAGAAGGCTGGCAGAAAAGCATAAGCAGGTGGTTCGATATTCCAGAGAGCTAGAGATGTTCAATAATGAGCTTCAGCGTTCGGAGAAAATGGAGATTATTAGCGATCTGGCTGCATCTGTAGCTCATGAGGTACGTAATCCGCTTCAGGTTACCCGTGGATTTCTCCAGTTGATGAGCAAGCAGGAGGATGGAAAAAACAAAGACTATCTGCATATCGCGCTGGAAGAGCTGGATCGTGCTTCCGGGATTATCACCGATTTTCTGACATTTGCCAAGCCTGAATTTGAGCAGACCAAAACGTTGTCCATCCTGGATGAATTTAAGCATATTGAAGGAATCATCAGTCCGATGGCTAATTTGCAAGGCGGCAAAATTTCTTTGGATATTCCCCAGGAAATCAAAGTGCGCGGGAATTCCTCCAAGTTCAAGCAGGCGTTCATCAATATTATTAAAAACAGCATTGAAGCGTTGCGAGATCAGGGTCATATTCATATATGGGCTTATGTGGAGAACGGGGAAGCTGTTATTCATATTCGGGATAATGGCGAAGGAATGGACGCGCAGACCTTATCCAGACTGGGTGAGCCTTACTTTTCCAATAAGACCAAAGGCACAGGTTTGGGCATGATGGTGACCTTTCGGATTATTGAAACGATGAACGGCAAAATATCTTTTACAAGTGCAAAAGGAGTGGGAACAGAAGCGACCATCCGCTTCCCCGTAGCCGGATAA
- a CDS encoding NHLP leader peptide family RiPP precursor produces the protein MATEVLQTQVIQKAWEDASFREKLMTDPKSAIRDVLGVVIPDHIQIKTLEETPDQFYLVIPPDPSGVLASSQKPRSMW, from the coding sequence ATGGCTACTGAAGTTCTTCAAACACAAGTCATTCAAAAAGCGTGGGAGGATGCCAGTTTTAGAGAAAAACTGATGACAGATCCCAAGTCTGCAATCCGTGATGTGTTAGGAGTCGTTATCCCCGATCATATCCAAATCAAAACACTAGAGGAAACACCAGATCAATTTTATCTGGTCATCCCTCCAGACCCTTCAGGTGTGCTTGCTTCATCTCAAAAACCACGCTCCATGTGGTAA
- a CDS encoding (Fe-S)-binding protein, whose amino-acid sequence MVESVPDMREIIAAEMKTYVSEDKGNVCEELQSPYYEEPIIQFAEANDPLFEEYKRVVGPDHATPQEAFERSFGMGSFDGGTVISVVLPISETIRKANRAQKDRASREWALLRTFGDEYFVQSARRHLTGYLTGLGYRAVAPLDADWYSIHGAAGGPVSNWSERHIAYAAGLGTFSINDGFITEKGIAIRLLSVVTNLKVSPDARTSLATGHTGNCLLCSKGICGVCITRCPVQAISKDGGHDKIACMEFVYGQASRDFAVLNGGEAKAGSGCGLCQTKVPCESRNPMRTAR is encoded by the coding sequence ATGGTTGAATCCGTACCGGATATGAGAGAAATCATCGCAGCCGAGATGAAGACCTATGTGAGCGAAGACAAAGGCAATGTTTGTGAAGAACTGCAGAGTCCTTATTACGAGGAGCCGATTATTCAATTTGCCGAGGCCAATGATCCTTTGTTTGAGGAGTACAAAAGAGTGGTGGGACCCGACCACGCCACGCCGCAGGAAGCATTTGAACGTTCCTTTGGAATGGGGAGTTTTGATGGAGGCACCGTTATCAGCGTTGTGCTGCCGATCAGCGAGACGATCCGCAAGGCTAATCGTGCCCAAAAAGATAGAGCCTCCAGGGAATGGGCGCTGCTGCGAACCTTCGGCGATGAATATTTTGTACAGTCTGCAAGGCGGCATTTGACGGGATATTTAACAGGCCTTGGTTACCGTGCGGTTGCGCCGCTGGATGCGGATTGGTACAGCATCCATGGCGCCGCAGGGGGGCCGGTCTCCAACTGGTCGGAGCGCCACATTGCATATGCTGCGGGTCTTGGCACCTTCAGTATCAATGACGGCTTCATCACCGAAAAAGGAATTGCCATCCGCCTGCTGTCCGTGGTGACCAATCTCAAAGTGTCGCCTGATGCCAGAACATCTTTAGCAACAGGCCATACCGGAAACTGCCTGCTGTGCAGCAAGGGCATCTGCGGTGTGTGCATAACCCGCTGCCCTGTGCAGGCCATCAGCAAGGACGGCGGACATGACAAAATTGCCTGCATGGAATTTGTGTACGGTCAGGCATCGCGGGACTTTGCGGTGCTCAACGGCGGCGAGGCCAAAGCGGGTTCCGGCTGCGGACTGTGCCAGACCAAGGTGCCCTGTGAGAGCAGGAATCCGATGCGGACCGCCCGGTGA
- a CDS encoding MarR family winged helix-turn-helix transcriptional regulator: protein MATTRKNKQSSLERSASVCTCINLRRSSMAVTGLYDRYLAPSGLNISQFSLLKHLTVLGPASVSELALEMRLDRTTIVRNLKALEHSGYVEDTSAEGSRNRCLTLTESGRTTYNDAAELWEEAQRFLQESLGNGELQILTALLSKIEDLGL from the coding sequence ATGGCAACGACAAGGAAAAACAAGCAATCTTCGCTGGAGCGATCAGCCTCAGTCTGTACCTGCATCAATCTGCGCCGTTCCTCAATGGCTGTTACGGGACTGTATGATCGGTATCTGGCCCCAAGCGGACTCAATATTAGCCAATTCTCACTGCTCAAGCACTTAACTGTGCTGGGACCGGCAAGTGTAAGTGAATTGGCGCTGGAGATGCGGCTCGACCGAACCACGATTGTGCGCAATTTGAAGGCGCTGGAGCATAGCGGATATGTGGAGGATACATCTGCTGAGGGCAGTCGCAACCGCTGCCTTACTCTGACGGAGAGTGGAAGAACGACATACAACGACGCAGCAGAGCTTTGGGAGGAGGCGCAGCGTTTTTTGCAGGAGTCATTGGGAAACGGGGAGCTGCAGATACTGACCGCACTCTTATCCAAAATTGAAGATTTGGGTTTGTGA